The following proteins come from a genomic window of Lolium rigidum isolate FL_2022 chromosome 5, APGP_CSIRO_Lrig_0.1, whole genome shotgun sequence:
- the LOC124651604 gene encoding proton pump-interactor BIP103-like has product MGMEVESAPVQVKVADAEVPLFQDTESKATAKEREEAAVFGADNGKVAANATNDLAPPKDAVEDWPEPKQTYTFYFVKIRSFEDPKLRAKLEQADKDFQNKIQARSKIFEAIKAKKTERSAIIAELKPLSAENRQYNEAFNVKLKEIEPFRNRLGKFRDENNSMRAESAGLCSSLEELEQEIKRLEHRIAHESIPFDEEKRLIKEIKNLEKTRPKVSSNAAKRAKLQDTVVERDAIQDQVKIIGEGLDGVKKDRQEVRSKIKVLEDELKIVDAEYQALQEDLDAATARKDKAYDSLNELRKARDANNASFYQNRNVLNRAREHSSRSEVEELQELQKTEVEKFMTEWCGSKAFREDYEKRTLTSLNGRQLTRDGRMRNPDEKPIFIETHQPAPPVVQEPIPSKVPSKPAKEAVAPQAGAPKDEPLAKASAKVKAAAVADDVYEAEPAKEKPKPKEVDVAKLKEIKRQEEIEKNKIALERKKKQAEKQAAKAAARAQKEAEKKLKKEEKKIKKKNGETDEPTDSDTKSDEAAETQAEEDLAPVSVTVNKEQKERVRSRSAFTKSKAPLPKAILKRKKAQSYWSWATPAAAMAAVAVLVALLAVLGYYQYYRPASTSN; this is encoded by the exons ATGGGAATGGAGGTCGAATCAGCACCAGTGCAGGTTAaagtagctgatgcagaagtgcccCTTTTCCAGGACACGGAAAGTAAAGCGACTGCAAAGGAGCGTGAGGAAGCAGCTGTTTTTGGTGCAGACAATGGCAAAGTTGCAGCAAATGCCACAAATGACTTGGCACCTCCAAAGGACGCAGTGGAGGACTGGCCTGAGCCTAAGCAAACTTACACCTTCTACTTCGTCAAGATCCGCTCATTTGAGGACCCTAAGCTCAGAGCAAAACTCGAGCAGGCTGACAAGGACTTCCAAAATAAGATCCAAGCTCGGTCAAAGATTTTTGAGGCTATAAAAGCTAAGAAG ACTGAGCGTTCCGCCATTATCGCGGAGCTCAAGCCATTGAGTGCTGAGAACAGGCAATATAATGAAGCATTTAATGTGAAGTTGAAGGAGATTGAACCTTTTAGAAACCGTTTAGGCAAGTTCCGTGACGAAAATAATTCTATGAGGGCGGAGAGTGCAGGTTTGTGCTCTTCACTTGAAGAGCTTGAGCAAGAG ATCAAGAGATTGGAACACCGCATAGCTCATGAGAGCATACCCTTCGACGAGGAGAAGCGGTTGATCAAAGAAATCAAGAATCTTGAAAAAACCAGACCAAAGGTCTCTTCCAATGCTGCTAAGCGAGCTAAATTGCAAGATACTGTGGTTGAAAGAGACGCCATACAGGATCAGGTCAAA ATCATTGGGGAGGGTCTGGATGGAGTAAAGAAGGACCGCCAAGAAGTCAGGTCTAAGATTAAGGTCCTGGAGGATGAGCTAAAGATTGTTGATGCTGAGTATCAAGCGCTTCAAGAAGATTTAGACGCAGCCACCGCCAGAAAGGACAAGGCGTACGATTCACTGAACGAACTGAGGAAAGCACGAGATGCTAAC AACGCATCCTTCTATCAAAATCGCAATGTCCTGAACAGAGCTAGGGAACATTCTTCTAGGAGTGAGGTGGAAGAATTGCAAGAGCTCCAGAAGACTGAG GTTGAGAAGTTCATGACAGAATGGTGTGGCAGCAAGGCCTTTAGAGAGGACTATGAGAAGCGGACCCTCACCTCCCTTAATGGCCGGCAGCTGACCCGGGATGGCCGGATGAGGAATCCTGACGAGAAGCCCATATTTATCGAAACACACCAGCCAGCACCACCTGTGGTGCAGGAGCCTATCCCATCAAAGGTGCCTTCAAAACCAGCAAAGGAAGCTGTTGCTCCCCAAGCCGGTGCTCCCAAAGATGAGCCCCTTGCAAAGGCATCTGCCAAGGTAAAAGCTGCTGCGGTTGCTGATGATGTCTATGAGGCTGAGCCTGCCAAGGAGAAGCCCAAGCCTAAAGAGGTTGATGtagcaaagttgaaagagatcaaGAGACAGGAGGAAATTGAGAAGAATAAAATTGCTTTggaaaggaagaagaagcagGCTGAGAAGCAAGCAGCGAAGGCTGCAGCCCGAGCACAAAAGGAAGCTGAGAAGAAGCTTAAG AAAGAGGAGAAGAAAATCAAGAAGAAGAATGGGGAGACCGACGAGCCAACTGACTCGGACACCAAGTCTGATGAAGCAGCAGAAACCCAAGCGGAGGAGGACTTGGCTCCAGTTTCTGTCACAGTGAACAAAGAACAGAAGGAGAGAGTACGGTCCAGAAGTGCATTCACCAAGAGCAAGGCCCCGCTGCCAAAGGCAATCCTAAAGAGGAAGAAAGCCCAGTCGTACTGGTCATGGGCTACCCCAGCTGCGGCGATGGCTGCGGTTGCCGTGCTTGTCGCCCTGCTCGCGGTGCTGGGCTACTACCAGTACTACCGCCCGGCGAGCACCAGCAACTGA
- the LOC124651811 gene encoding retinol dehydrogenase 13-like, which produces MDREALRMVFSPEFWRMGVLWTLSLLYSYLLLFLHGRAANSRRRRDVGGRDGGGGGRPICVVTGATSGLGQAAAAALAREGYHVVLAGRSAQLLSKTTQEIRRKQPDACLEAFQVDLTSYISIKKFETSLKQWIRDSNREPSIQLLINNAGMLAKSHRLTEDGIDEMMQTNYVGPFMLTSILLPLLKNSRVPSRVVNLTSFTHRCVSEIDVTEEALRRVKFGQRSVGGSYPLASTYEYTKFCLLMFSYELHRQLHLSSGISVMAADPGVVETGIMRELPPCLSRFAFFVLRVMNLLQKPDIGIDAIIDAALAPPEASGKYFFGGNGRTVRSSALSYDMEAAKKLWAESSALLQEMQLRDYEFRRN; this is translated from the exons ATGGACCGCGAGGCGCTGCGCATGGTCTTCTCGCCGGAGTTCTGGCGGATGGGCGTTCTCTGGACCCTCTCCCTCCTCTACTCCTACCTCCTCCTGTTCCTCCACGGCCGGGCCGCCAACTCTCGCCGCCGGAGAGATGTAGGTggccgtgatggcggcggcggcggccgtcccATCTGCGTGGTCACCGGG GCTACGTCGGGGCTcggccaggcggcggcggctgcgttgGCGCGAGAGGGATACCACGTCGTGCTCG CTGGACGATCTGCACAGTTGCTTTCTAAG ACCACGCAAGAAATTCGAAGGAAACAGCCTGATGCCTGCCTTGAAGCGTTTCAAGTGGACTTGACATCCTACATATCAATTAAGAAGTTCGAGACTTCGCTGAAACAGTGGATTCGAGACTCAAATCGGGAGCCTTCCATTCAGCTTTTGATAAATAATGCTGGGATGCTTGCGAAATCGCATCGacttactgaggatgggattGATGA AATGATGCAGACAAACTACGTTGGTCCATTTATGCTGACCAGCATTCTTTTACCACTGCTGAAGAACAGCCGTGTACCATCCCGAGTGGTTAATCTAACGTCTTTCACACACAGATGTG TGTCAGAAATTGACGTGACTGAAGAGGCACTACGGAGAGTGAAGTTTGGTCAGCGTTCAGTTGGTGGAAGTTACCCCTTAGCCTCTACTTATGAGTATACCAAGT TTTGTTTACTGATGTTCTCATATGAACTTCATCGACAACTTCACCTATCTTCTGGTATTTCTGTCAT GGCTGCCGACCCTGGTGTGGTAGAAACAGGCATCATGCGGGAGCTACCTCCATGCCTTTCTCGGTTCGCCTTCTTTGTTCTGCGTGTCATGAATCTCCTACAGAAGCCTGATATTGGGATCGATGCAATCATTGACGCTGCCTTGGCACCGCCT GAAGCATCTGGGAAGTATTTCTTTGGAGGGAACGGAAGGACCGTCAGGTCTTCTGCGCTGTCCTATGACATGGAGGCGGCCAAGAAGTTGTGGGCAGAATCTTCAGCGTTGCTCCAGGAGATGCAGCTTAGAGACTATGAATTTAGGAGGAATTGA